A stretch of Cloacibacillus sp. DNA encodes these proteins:
- the trpA gene encoding tryptophan synthase subunit alpha, translated as MSRLREAFGSGKAFIPFVTCGDPDLEITEKIVCAMAEAGADIIELGIPFSDPTAEGPVIQAANVRALAGGVTTDKIFAMVRRIRAKISVPLVFMTYANVVYSYGTERFVKAAASAGVDGLILPDVPFEEKEEFAAPCRSGGLELVSLIAPTSNDRVAMIARAAEGFIYCVSSLGVTGVRGEITTDVGAMVRLVKMEKDIPCAVGFGISTPEQARAMAAVADGAIVGSAIVKLCVRYGKEAAPHVARYVREMKAAVTEASS; from the coding sequence ATGAGTAGGTTAAGAGAGGCGTTTGGCTCCGGCAAGGCTTTCATTCCATTCGTCACCTGCGGCGACCCTGATCTGGAGATCACGGAAAAGATTGTCTGCGCGATGGCGGAGGCGGGCGCGGATATTATCGAACTCGGCATTCCCTTTTCCGATCCGACCGCCGAGGGGCCGGTGATCCAGGCGGCCAACGTGCGCGCGCTTGCGGGAGGGGTGACCACCGATAAGATTTTCGCGATGGTGCGCCGTATCCGCGCGAAGATTTCCGTGCCGCTGGTGTTTATGACCTACGCCAACGTGGTCTATTCCTACGGGACGGAGAGATTCGTGAAGGCTGCCGCCTCGGCGGGCGTCGACGGGCTGATACTGCCGGACGTGCCGTTCGAGGAAAAGGAGGAGTTCGCCGCGCCCTGCCGCTCAGGCGGGCTGGAGCTTGTTTCGCTCATCGCGCCGACCTCCAACGACCGCGTTGCGATGATCGCGCGCGCCGCGGAGGGCTTCATCTACTGCGTGTCGTCGCTCGGTGTCACCGGCGTCAGAGGCGAGATAACGACCGACGTCGGCGCGATGGTGCGGCTTGTGAAGATGGAGAAGGATATTCCCTGCGCCGTCGGTTTCGGCATTTCAACCCCGGAGCAGGCGCGCGCGATGGCCGCCGTCGCCGACGGCGCTATCGTCGGCAGCGCCATCGTCAAGCTCTGCGTGCGGTACGGCAAAGAGGCCGCGCCCCATGTGGCGCGGTATGTCCGCGAGATGAAGGCCGCCGTTACGGAGGCCTCGAGTTAA
- the lepB gene encoding signal peptidase I, with product MAKPWWRETIETVLWAVVLALILRTFVIQAFWIPSGSMIPTLEIGDRVLVLKFLYHLPKVEPKRGDIVVFKYPVDPRRDFVKRIIGLPGDKVEMRNGTVYVNDRELFEPYVKNTDTYNMAAVTVPPDSYFCLGDNRPNSQDGRFWGFVPANFMRGPAVFRYWPLNRIGLLD from the coding sequence ATGGCCAAACCTTGGTGGCGTGAGACGATAGAGACTGTTTTATGGGCGGTAGTGCTCGCCCTTATCCTGAGGACCTTCGTGATCCAGGCTTTCTGGATTCCGAGCGGTTCGATGATTCCGACGCTTGAGATCGGCGACCGTGTGCTGGTGCTGAAATTTTTGTATCACCTGCCGAAGGTGGAGCCTAAACGCGGCGATATCGTCGTCTTCAAGTATCCCGTGGATCCGAGGCGCGATTTTGTGAAGCGCATCATCGGGCTGCCGGGGGATAAGGTGGAGATGAGGAACGGCACCGTGTATGTGAATGACAGGGAGCTCTTCGAGCCTTATGTAAAGAATACCGATACCTATAATATGGCCGCCGTCACCGTGCCGCCCGACAGTTATTTCTGTCTCGGCGACAACAGGCCGAACTCGCAGGACGGACGTTTCTGGGGTTTTGTCCCCGCCAACTTTATGCGTGGTCCGGCGGTCTTCCGTTATTGGCCGCTGAACCGGATAGGGCTTCTCGACTAG
- the dapF gene encoding diaminopimelate epimerase, which yields MMINCSKMNGNGNDFLVIDNMSLALDGAALAEAARLACRRREALGADGILAAEPAERADFKMRLFNRDGSEGEMCGNGARCIARFAFEKGIAKSKNMTFETLGGSVHAVVCGERVTLDLAPVSVSDAVVDAHAEVYGFEFNYTFLTVGVPHAVIFERERSHSFEGYASVGRAIRSRLDLFPEGTNVNFAVPSLERTSVLDVMTYERGVEDMTLSCGTGSTASAIAGLLLGITGERVEVINPGGVNRVSLEFSGSDLISPKLEGGALMIADIAILPEALR from the coding sequence ATGATGATAAATTGTTCTAAGATGAATGGAAACGGCAATGATTTTCTTGTCATAGATAATATGTCGCTGGCACTTGACGGAGCGGCGCTTGCCGAGGCCGCGCGTCTGGCCTGCCGCCGCCGGGAGGCGCTCGGGGCGGACGGCATCCTCGCCGCGGAGCCCGCGGAGAGGGCCGATTTTAAGATGCGCCTCTTCAACCGTGATGGTTCGGAGGGCGAAATGTGCGGAAACGGCGCGCGCTGTATCGCGCGTTTTGCCTTTGAAAAGGGGATCGCGAAGTCTAAGAATATGACCTTTGAGACGCTGGGCGGCAGCGTTCACGCGGTTGTCTGCGGAGAGCGCGTGACCCTCGACCTGGCGCCGGTGTCGGTCTCGGATGCCGTTGTGGACGCCCACGCAGAGGTTTACGGTTTCGAGTTTAACTACACCTTTCTCACCGTCGGTGTGCCGCACGCGGTGATCTTCGAGAGGGAGCGCAGCCATTCCTTCGAGGGGTACGCCTCCGTAGGGCGCGCGATACGCAGCAGGCTCGACCTCTTTCCAGAGGGGACGAACGTCAACTTCGCCGTCCCCAGTTTGGAGCGCACAAGCGTGCTCGACGTAATGACCTATGAGCGCGGCGTCGAGGATATGACGCTCTCCTGCGGCACCGGTTCCACGGCGAGCGCGATCGCCGGGCTGCTGCTGGGGATCACGGGGGAACGCGTCGAGGTGATAAACCCCGGCGGAGTGAACCGCGTGAGCCTTGAATTTTCCGGCAGCGATCTTATATCCCCGAAGCTTGAGGGCGGCGCGCTAATGATCGCGGATATAGCGATTCTGCCCGAGGCGCTGCGCTGA